A region of Colletotrichum higginsianum IMI 349063 chromosome 10, whole genome shotgun sequence DNA encodes the following proteins:
- a CDS encoding Extradiol ring-cleavage dioxygenase encodes MNFDGRPYSSPSRVNSGALDFRGLCTREKSLGKAGQDVAYKCGKLQPNASGLLYLQPFSIPLLPASDLRSTPNANMTRAPVICITHGGGPMPIVGPMLGDKGHDNINATLSNRIPALLKLGTPDAPKAIVVVTPHWRPDRPTVTGTAEPPLYHDFEPSHPPQSWDISYKAPGSPEVAEKICELLRNAGLQPVKDMERGWDHGIFVPFLLINPKGDIPLVQLSILSTEDPVQHYRIGEALATLRDENVAIVGSGFASFHNVAIQRSLYFADPNSSEVQLWLGRVREWNKVLADSVLNRDPKERLRRLQGWRGFPYSLDMHPAGEAEHLMPLMVCAGAAANDEGAQFTDTFGGVEVASQYWGSTGIL; translated from the exons ATGAACTTCGACGGCAGACCATATTCTTCGCCAAGCCGAGTGAACTCCGGAGCCTTAGACTTTCGAGGCTTGTGTACACGTGAAAAAAGCTTAGGGAAAGCAGGGCAAGACGTTGCTTATAAATGTGGCAAACTCCAACCGAACGCGTCGGGACTTTTGTATCTACAACCGTTCTCTATCCCGCTGCTCCCAGCTTCTGATCTCCGGTCTACACCAAACGCCAACATGACCCGCGCACCTGTAATTTGCATAACCCATGGCGGAG GTCCCATGCCCATCGTCGGCCCCATGCTAGGCGACAAGGGACACGACAACATAAACGCAACACTCAGTAACCGGATCCCAGCATTGTTAAAGTTGGGCACTCCAGACGCTCCGAAAGCAATCGTTGTCGTCACACCGCACTGGCGCCCTGATCGGCCGACTGTGACAGGGACTGCCGAACCTCCGCTCTACCACGATTTCGAGCCTTCTCATCCGCCGCAAAGTTGGGACATAAGCTACAAGGCGCCGGGGTCGCCGGAAGTCGCGGAGAAAATCTGCGAGTTGCTGCGGAATGCGGGGTTACAGCCAGTGAAAGACATGGAGAGAG GTTGGGACCATGGCATCTTTGTGCCATTTCTCCTCATCAACCCCAAAGGTGATATACCATTGGTTCAGCTTTCCATATTGTCTACAGAGGATCCTGTTCAGCACTACAGGATCGGGGAGGCGCTGGCGACGCTACGAGACGAGAATGTTGCCATTGTGGGCTCGGGTTTCGCATCGTTCCACAACGTGGCAATTCAACGCTCCCTCTACTTTGCGGATCCCAACAGTAGCGAGGTACAACTATGGCTTGGTCGGGTCCGCGAATGGAACAAAGTTCTGGCGGACAGCGTTCTGAATAGAGACCCCAAGGAGCGCCTTCGCAGGCTACAGGGATGGCGGGGATTTCCGTACTCGCTTGACATGCATCCTGCGGGCGAAGCCGAACACCTGATGCCTCTGATGGTTTGCGCTGGGGCCGCAGCAAACGATGAAGGCGCCCAATTTACGGACACTtttggcggcgttgaggttGCTTCGCAATATTGGGGCAGCACAGGGATCTTGTAG
- a CDS encoding Sentrin-specific protease 2-like protein — MTMRSRTIAQNPDELQDVVNLTHQTNTSNTDEDGDADATLVGSDPGDPNDLPPAFDPEPKATETSSRMKRKWEASIGGSPGNVAQKHKHQKTIDLSRDEEVSTESSVSFSRLMYALRSLEGKSWVNDEALRSILGRLNSDDCLVTDSCSLWSSSSKQRRLARAKHRIVVPAFINGNHWVLYTWHRDASAIEYMDPFNKPPEKDITETVLRLLQHLTELEQLPDVVPRKTNGFDCGIITMINAFTVATRLSTLPFTSTPFSSVKSRFYFRQMLLTSPETMPLDFTARIQKLSALNAMKRLRRLASAADRIPKHVGRILKRDLYLRAYLSILATQLQQGHDRHYKRFKEGHLRAQETLEFKTSVKSRINRLEKAIAVLDGSSSPRKRPATRNATLGNWRLLELATESVDRGERALRDASATAQQQLAGFGSGSRELGPWCWPNHRPLTVSILILRHMGKKYAAVEEKYHRFRQRLMVID, encoded by the exons ATGACGATGCGCTCTCGGACAATCGCACAGAACCCCGACGAACT CCAAGATGTCGTCAATTTGACCCATCAGACGAACACCTCGAACACGGACGAAGATGGGGATGCCGACGCTACCCTGGTCGGAAGCGACCCCGGCGACCCCAACGACCTACCGCCTGCCTTCGATCCGGAGCCTAAAGCTACCGAGACATCGAGTCGAATGAAACGGAAGTGGGAGGCCAGCATCGGAGGATCGCCTGGGAACGTCGCACAAAAGCACAAACACCAAAAGACGATTGATCTGAGCAGAGACGAGGAAGTATCGACCGAGTCAAGCGTGTCATTCAGTCGCCTGATGTATGCCCTTCGCTCCCTGGAAGGCAAATCCTGGGTGAACGACGAGGCCCTGCGGTCTATTCTTGGCCGTCTGAACAGCGATGACTGTCTCGTAACCGATAGTTGCTCACTTTGGTCAAGCAGCTCGAAGCAGAGGAGGCTGGCCAGGGCCAAACACCGCATAGTAGTTCCAGCCTTTATCAATGGGAACCACTGGGTGCTGTACACGTGGCACCGTGATGCGTCAGCGATTGAGTACATGGACCCTTTCAACAAACCTCCGGAAAAGGACATTACAGAGACTGTTCTGAGACTGCTCCAGCACTTGACGGAACTTGAACAACTCCCAGACGTCGTGCCTCGCAAG ACAAACGGCTTCGACTGCGGCATCATCACCATGATCAACGCTTTCACCGTGGCCACCCGTCTTTCTACTCTGCCATTTACTTCCACCCCATTCTCCTCAGTCAAATCCCGATTTTATTTCCGTCAGATGCTTCTCACGTCACCGGAGACCATGCCGCTTGACTTTACTGCAAGGATCCAGAAACTCTCAGCACTAAATGCGATGAAAAGATTGCGTAGGCTAGCATCCGCTGCTGACCGAATCCCCAAGCACGTCGGCAGGATTCTGAAACGAGACCTCTATCTCAGAGCTTATTTATCGATACTGGCAACGCAGCTGCAGCAAGGCCACGATAGGCACTACAAGAGGTTTAAAGAGGGTCATCTACGCGCCCAGGAGACCTTGGAGTTTAAAACGAGCGTCAAAAGTCGCATCAACAGACTCGAGAAAGCCATTGCGGTACTTGACGGGAGTTCCTCTCCTAGAAAGCGCCCTGCCACCAGAAATGCGACGTTGGGGAATTGGCGTCTTCTTGAACTCGCAACGGAATCAGTGGATAGAGGTGAGCGAGCACTGAGAGATGCTTCGGCGACAGCTCAGCAGCAGTTGGCAGGCTTCGGAAGCGGGAGCCGCGAGCTTGGCCCGTGGTGCTGGCCAAACCATAGACCTTTGACAGTTTCCATTCTCATTCTGCGACACATGGGAAAGAAATATGCcgcggtcgaggagaagTATCATCGATTCCGTCAGCGTCTCATGGTCATTGACTAG
- a CDS encoding O-methyltransferase produces MSEARVLKDIPLGPKLCDQDLEDLGRQCLKLAAQLKGQLSELNHPLPTFFTQSFDRYPARNQAVNTTRHQLREAAQTLYELACGPDEIVTRELYAKIHDINAFTYVSRYNVAEHIPVDGSISYTILAAKSGTGIVQLRKALRHLMTLRVFHESEPEHVTHSAASKTLLDSGVKLYNSFLCNETSKLAVFQTDAIEKWGHDCVEPDQTAHNIAHRTNKPIFQYLSENPARAADFGQLMRYLFKTAAIDSEMLLQSYNWSALGAATVVDVGGSTGHCSVFIAKTNPALSFIVQDLQHVIADASDPAKCVVPAEMSNRIVFQVHDMMDPQPVIADVYFLRMVLHDWPDAVCRKALRHLATAMSKRPGSRLLIVDTVLPPAGQWSRVFERPLRVADLQMGLFHNSKERQLSEWEDLFHHSHPGFLLRSVLNPLKGPFSILELVLREGFTT; encoded by the exons ATGAGCGAAGCTAGAGTTTTGAAAGACATCCCTCTTGGGCCAAAACTATGTGATCAGGATCTCGAAGACCTCGGCCGACAGTGCCTCAAGTTGGCTGCACAACTGAAGGGTCAACTTTCGGAGCTGAACCATCCACTGCCAACATTCTTCACCCAAAGCTTCGATCGGTACCCTGCTCGAAATCAGGCAGTGAACACTACGCGACACCAGCTGCGCGAAGCTGCCCAAACACTGTACGAGCTTGCTTGCGGGCCCGATGAAATTGTAACACGTGAGCTGTATGCCAAG ATCCACGATATCAACGCTTTTACTTATGTATCTCGGTACAACGTAGCCGAGCATATCCCCGTGGATGGATCAATCTCCTACACAATACTAGCAGCAAAAAGCGGTACGGGAATTGTCCAGCTACGTAAGGCTCTGCGCCACCTGATGACGCTCCGTGTTTTCCACGAGAGTGAACCCGAGCACGTTACCCACAGCGCGGCCTCAAAGACACTCCTCGACAGCGGCGTCAAACTCTACAATAGCTTCCTCTGTAATGAGACGTCCAAATTGGCTGTCTTCCAAACAGACGCAATTGAGAAGTGGGGACATGACTGCGTCGAGCCGGACCAGACGGCACACAACATCGCCCACCGGACGAACAAGCCCATCTTTCAGTACCTGAGCGAGAACCCTGCAAGGGCGGCTGATTTTGGCCAGCTGATGAGATACCTCTTCAAGACGGCGGCCATCGACAGCGAGATGCTTCTCCAGTCTTACAATTGGAGCGCACTTGGCGCTGCTACCGTAGTggatgtcggcggcagcactGGACATTGTAGCGTGTTCATCGCAAAGACCAACCCGGCCCTGTCTTTCATCGTTCAAGACCTCCAGCACGTCATAGCAGACGCCAGTGACCCGGCCAAATGCGTCGTACCTGCTGAGATGAGCAATCGTATTGTGTTCCAGGTGCACGATATGATGGATCCCCAGCCCGTTATAGCAGACGTGTACTTTTTACGCATGGTCTTACACGACTGGCCTGACGCAGTCTGCAGAAAAGCACTCCGTCATCTTGCCACGGCTATGTCTAAAAGACCCGGCTCGCGGTTGCTTATCGTCGATACCGTCTTGCCGCCTGCGGGACAGTGGTCCAGAGTCTTTGAACGGCCACTACGTGTTGCAGATCTGCAAATGGGGCTTTTCCACAACAGCAAAGAGAGGCAGCTTAGCGAGTGGGAGGATCTTTTCCATCATTCACATCCAGGTTTTCTCCTCAGGAGTGTTCTTAATCCGCTAAAAGGTCCCTTCAGTATTTTGGAACTAGTTCTTAGGGAAGGCTTTACTACATAA
- a CDS encoding Tyrosinase — MSSENPQHEFVVIQGIPVPPGGKPGLRKEFTKWATEKPEENIQVSLFIRALQLFYNEDYTKTLSYFQIAGIHGYPGTVAWDNSAEPTHKSRDDKQHFIYCTHNSLTFPTWHRPYMALFEQTIYQFMGKVIEQLHFSSEAEKNVWIEESTQWRLPYWDWALNTEVPDLFRPTTVKIRAPFGADGLQPEPEIVPNPLYRYELRVNGQVTKMGALPAPFTVDDVVFDGQRFPWSRCSGTSRWAIKSSEPDESQSLGINNYENISIAIREHGYYDPFLKLKDPRNIKDLENLDDPVGELRKHPVSDLVYRLLSNVKDWASFSSTITAQKEKPKDWEQWISLEYIHNNLHGFIGGFGGFNEGIGHMMNVPAAAFDPIFYMHHCNIDRLFAIWQVLHENSWFKDVKGPPATDSLTPFHHNQADYFDSNRARTWLNLGYQYDVLQRDDHETDVKYLERINAYVDKTYRSTGSVLLEDKGDLFQKNQDLAGDEMYDDYMINVSYDRYGYKNGAPYTIHFLLEELSTQETAIESDTSPPRPHRHVGSIFTFSSPVTSGEVHTAGHPRCGNCAQQLEEGVLSRASIPLTISLYKDATNQKVHGIRDLGPENVEPYLCDRLTWVAKSTDGTTIPWSELNRTKVYVFKGKAKHYPKTGRLSVYQDYKPLPRVTHGKDAGASHQEY, encoded by the exons ATGTCCTCCGAAAACCCTCAACATGAATTTGTTGTCATACAAGGCATTCCTGTTCCCCCAGGAGGAAAGCCTGGACTTCGCAAAGAATTCACGAAATGGGCAACAGAAAAGCCTGAGGAGAACATCCAAGTCTCCCTTTTCATCCGGGCACTCCAGTTGTTCTACAATGAAGACTACACCAAGACTCTTTCGTACTTCCAAATAGCCG GTATCCACGGCTACCCAGGAACCGTTGCCTGGGATAATTCTGCCGAACCTACGCACAAGAGCAGGGATGACAAGCAACATTTTATCTACTGTACCCACAACTCACTCACCTTTCCCACGTGGCACAGACCTTACATGGCTCTGTTCGAG CAAACAATCTACCAGTTCATGGGCAAAGTGATTGAACAGCTACATTTCAGCAgtgaggccgagaagaacgTCTGGATCGAGGAATCGACTCAGTGGAGACTACCTTACTGGGACTGGGCCCTCAACACCGAGGTTCCCGACTTGTTCAGGCCAACCACAGTGAAAATTCGCGCACCTTTTGGGGCAGATGGCCTACAACCGGAGCCAGAGATCGTCCCGAACCCTTTGTACCGCTATGAGTTAAGGGTAAATGGTCAGGTAACCAAGATGGGAGCTCTGCCGGCCCCTTTCACTGTCGATGACGTGGTCTTCGATGGACAGAGATTCCCG TGGTCTCGATGCTCTGGCACAAGCAGATGGGCCATCAAGAGCTCCGAACCCGATGAATCTCAATCTCTGGGTATCAATAACTACGAGAACATCAGCATTGCCATCAGAGAGCATGGGTATTACGACCCTTTTCTGAAGCTCAAGGACCCTAGGAACATCAAGGATCTTGAGAATCTTGATGATCCTGTTGGGGAACTAAGAAAGCATCCCGTGAGCGACTTGGTTTACCGACTTCTTTCCAACGTCAAAGACTgggcctccttctcttccaccatcaccgcccaAAAGGAAAAGCCCAAGGATTGGGAACAGTGGATTTCGCTCGAGTATATTCACAACAACCTCCAT GGTTTTATCGGGGGCTTCGGCGGCTTCAACGAAGGGATAGGGCATATGATGAACGTGCCGGCCGCGGCCTTCGACCCCATCTTCTACATGCACCACTG CAACATTGACCGCCTCTTCGCAATCTGGCAGGTCTTGCACGAGAACAGTTGGTTCAAGGACGTCAAGGGACCGCCGGCCACCGACTCTCTCACACCTTTCCATCACAACCAAGCTGACTACTTCGATTCCAATCGCGCCCGGACGTGGCTGAATTTGGGCTATCAATATGACGTGTTGCAGCGTGATGACCACGAGACAGATGTGAAATACCTTGAACGTATCAATGCCTACGTTGACAAAACGTACCGCAGCACGGGAAGTGTCCTGCTCGAAGACAAAGGAGATCTTTTTCAAAAGAACCAAGATCTGGCAGGTGACGAAATGTATGACGACTACATGATCAACGTCAGCTATGACCG CTATGGTTACAAAAACGGCGCCCCGTACACGATCCATTTTCTTCTCGAGGAACTTTCCACCCAAGAAACGGCTATAGAGAGCGACACAAGTCCTCCGCGACCTCACCGTCACGTCGGCAGCATCTTCACATTCAGTAGCCCTGTCACCAGTGGCGAGGTGCATACTGCCGGCCATCCGCGCTGTGGTAACTGCGCGCAACagctcgaggaaggcgttCTCTCACGCGCCTCTATCCCGTTGACTATATCGCTCTACAAAGATGCCACCAATCAGAAGGTTCACGGAATTAGAGACCTGGGCCCGGAAAATGTTGAGCCATATCTTTGTGATAGGCTGACCTGGGTAGCCAAATCG ACGGATGGTACAACTATTCCCTGGAGTGAGTTGAATAGGACGAAGGTGTATGTGTtcaagggcaaggccaaACACTACCCTAAGACCGGAAGATTGTCCGTCTACCAAGACTATAAGCCTCTGCCTCGTGTGACTCACGGCAAGGATGCCGGTGCTTCGCACCAGGAGTACTAG
- a CDS encoding FAD binding domain-containing protein — protein sequence MISPQERCISASEVPGVPAVAPSTNGSDGAGRPLRVIIVGAGIGGLTAAIGLRRNGHRVVLLEQSRLANETGAAVHLTPNANGILRRWGLRAECFGAISNDRIVEKTHDGRLLLDVDLRKANQRWAHPWHIVQRVDLHKALKEAATGPGGYGVPASLHSASKVVAVNAECGSVTLEDGSVTFGDVILGADGIYSRFTIIKPTNHVPPTQSTARSTVDTASLRHTGKAAFRFQISRRAAQEDVISRHLGEYENTFCTWLARDRRVVMYTCDGNKMLNFVCIHPDAEHCTEVREHWIKEASISQLLHCFRDFEPSLRALMSKADPSSLRIWQLLDMEQISWTSNKLALMGDAAHPFTPHQGQGAGMAIEDAAALSVVLSKGTSRETIPARLGLYEDIRKGRVHAVQQSSRRAGEDWEEGKSQLDNNDYNCGHDELDHSTRLFDKWRWSQRPNTVWQTPLGFGPQPGPLQDGYGQQRRIAIHSPMRDFTTISVRFMTSRTLLQNLFPHERFEFKRPNTVCTATWSVTSLNHVPWLARGGYTTLALFVHGVRYTKNDGTVVNGAFVPILFESLADAVVAGREQLGLPKVSCDVHISHCTGSCHATASWRGATFIDITLPDLREEEPRSEAGAVFGETNVLAYHYVPAIGEPGKADAEYACLISHADEGRVQTGGKLHYVARSIGSRVNCAALDWERLPTLHHIAAKLAQLPVYEIVSAKLVKGVVPADKPIAKRIE from the exons ATGATCTCACCGCAGGAGCGTTGCATTAGTGCCTCGGAGGTTCCAGGAGTCCCGGCTGTGGCCCCATCTACGAATGGATCTGATGGCGCAGGACGGCCCCTACGAGTCATTATTGTCGGAGCTGGCATTGGAGGCCTCACCGCTGCCATTGGCCTTCGTCGTAACGGCCATCGAGTTGTGTTGTTAGAACAGTCCCGGCTGGCTAACGAAACCGGCGCCGCTGTACACCTTACGCCCAACGCCAACGGGATCCTTCGCCGTTGGGGACTGCGAGCAGAGTGCTTTGGGGCCATCAGCAACGATCGTATTGTCGAAAAGACGCACGATGGCCGGCTGCTCCTGGACGTGGACTTGAGGAAAGCCAATCAGCGGTGGGCACATCCGTGGCATATAGTCCAGCGCGTCGACTTACACAAGGCGCTCAAAGAGGCTGCCACAGGGCCTGGTGGCTACGGCGTGCCGGCGTCACTCCATTCCGCCAGCAAAGTGGTGGCCGTCAACGCCGAATGTGGGTCAGTGACATTGGAAGACGGAAGCGTGACCTTTGGAGATGTGATCCTTGGTGCTGACGGTATCTAC TCAAGATTCACCATAATAAAACCAACTAATCATGTTCCCCCGACACAGTCCACTGCACGGTCTACGGTTGATACCGCCAGCTTGCGGCACACTGGGAAGGCTGCTTTCCGGTTCCAGATATCTCGCCGTGCGGCTCAAGAAGATGTGATATCCCGCCATCTGGGCGAGTACGAAAACACATTTTGCACATGGCTAGCTAGGGATCGGAGAGTCGTCATGTATACATGCGACGGAAACAAGATGCTTAACTTTGTCTGCATACACCCAGATGCGGAACATTGTACTGAAGTCAGAGAAC ATTGGATCAAAGAGGCGAGCATTAGTCAATTACTCCACTGCTTCAGAGACTTTGAGCCTTCTCTCCGGGCCCTCATGAGCAAAGCGGACCCATCGAGCCTTCGAATTTGGCAACTGCTCGATATGGAACAAATCAGTTGGACTAGCAACAAACTGGCTCTCATGGGCGACGCTGCTCATCCGTTTACTCCAC ATCAAGGACAAGGTGCCGGCATGGCTATAGAAGATGCTGCTGCACTCTCTGTTGTTCTCTCCAAAGGGACAAGTCGAGAGACAATACCAGCACGTCTTGGATTGTATGAGGATATTCGTAAAGGAAGAGTGCACGCTGTGCAACAATCTTCTCGACGTGCAGGGGAAGACTGGGAAGAGGGGAAGAGCCAGCTGGATA ACAATGATTACAACTGCGGACATGATGAGTTGGATCACTCAACCAGATTGTTCGACAAGTGGCGTTGGTCGCAACGGCCGAACACGGTTTGGCAAACACCACTTGGCTTCGGACCTCAGCCAGGGCCGCTCCAGGACGGATATGGTCAACAGCGTCGAATCGCCATACACAGCCCCATGCGCGACTTTACTACCATTAGTGTTCGGTTCATGACTTCCCGAACCCTGCTTCAAAATCTTTTCCCTCACGAGCGATTCGAGTTCAAGCGCCCAAACACAGTCTGCACGGCAACCTGGTCCGTCACATCCTTAAACCACGTCCCCTGGTTGGCCAGAGGGGGCTATACTACGCTCGCTCTCTTCGTTCATGGCGTCAGGTATACCAAGAATGACGGCACAGTTGTCAACGGGGCCTTTGTGCCGATCTTGTTCGAGTCCCTTGCCGATGCCGTGGTCGCTGGTCGggagcagctcggcctccCCAAAGTGAGCTGTGACGTTCACATATCCCATTGCACTGGCTCGTGCCATGCGACGGCGTCTTGGCGCGGTGCGACGTTTATCGATATCACGCTTCCGGATCTCCGCGAAGAAGAACCGAGGTCCGAAGCTGGAGCTGTCTTTGGTGAGACCAACGTGCTTGCGTATCACTACGTACCCGCCATCGGTGAGCCTGGAAAGGCTGATGCCGAGTACGCCTGTCTTATATCTCATGCAGACGAAGGCAGGGTGCAAACGGGCGGAAAGCTTCATTATGTAGCGCGATCGATTGGCTCGCGCGTCAACTGTGCTGCGCTGGACTGGGAGAGGTTGCCTACACTTCACCATATTGCTGCTAAGCTGGCTCAGTTACCCGTGTACGAGATTGTGAGCGCCAAGCTGGTCAAAGGTGTTGTCCCAGCGGACAAGCCGATCGCCAAACGTATTGAGTAG